Proteins found in one Buchnera aphidicola str. G002 (Myzus persicae) genomic segment:
- the rnpA gene encoding ribonuclease P protein component: MLDYFFKKKLRLLNSVNFQYVFSQPSKKNTLEISILGRLNFLQYPRLGLSIPRKNIKHAHNRNLIKRLVRETFRLLQHKLIAMDFIVIAQKKITNLKNKKIINMLNILWSNYYR; the protein is encoded by the coding sequence GTGCTAGATTATTTTTTTAAAAAAAAATTAAGATTGTTGAATTCTGTAAATTTTCAATATGTTTTTAGTCAACCCTCTAAAAAAAATACTTTAGAGATAAGTATATTAGGACGTTTGAATTTTTTACAATATCCTAGATTAGGTCTAAGTATACCTCGTAAAAATATTAAACATGCTCATAATCGAAATTTAATTAAACGATTAGTTCGAGAAACTTTTCGTTTATTACAACATAAATTAATTGCAATGGATTTTATCGTTATAGCACAAAAAAAAATTACTAATTTAAAGAACAAAAAGATAATAAATATGTTAAACATTTTATGGTCTAATTATTACCGATAA
- the yidC gene encoding membrane protein insertase YidC produces MEVQRNFFIFAFLFVSFLLWQAWQSQSFPRNKMNEKTEKIFHLTGTNKNKKQIFLKNNVVSLLVNMYGGDIEEANLLAYKETLYSSHPFKLLETTPDFIYQAQSGLIGKNGPDSSIYNTRPLYSSNKKFFELKEGQKELRVPIKWSDKNGVTYTKIFILKPDRYDIEVEYDICNLSKDRLEMNMFGQIKQTIKLPKNRDIYSGNFALQTFRGAAYSSTTNKYEKYKFDTISNNKNLNVITEKGWIAMLQQYFAVAWIPDNLGQNTIYTSSLDNGVVAIGYKSSSINILPNSRTLIKSKLWVGPEIQKEMKLVAPNLDLTVDYGWLWFLSQPLFKLLTIINSIINNWGFSIILITFIMKIITYPLTKSQYVSMSKIRALQPKIKEIKEAFSDNKQRISQEMIILYKKEKINPLGGFLPVFIQMPVFLSLYYMLIGSVELRHAPFVLWIKDLSSQDPFYVLPIIMGLTMFFIQKTSSNNISDPIQKKIMNFMPVIFTVFFLWFPSGLVLYYIVSNLVTIIQQKFIFSNFKSN; encoded by the coding sequence ATGGAAGTACAACGTAATTTTTTTATTTTTGCTTTTTTATTTGTTTCTTTTTTGCTTTGGCAAGCATGGCAAAGTCAATCATTTCCAAGAAACAAAATGAATGAAAAAACAGAAAAAATTTTTCATTTAACTGGTACAAATAAAAATAAAAAACAAATTTTTCTTAAAAATAATGTAGTTAGTTTATTAGTAAATATGTATGGAGGTGATATAGAAGAAGCAAATTTACTTGCATATAAAGAGACATTATATTCATCTCATCCTTTTAAACTTCTTGAAACTACACCTGATTTTATTTATCAGGCACAAAGTGGTTTAATTGGTAAAAATGGTCCAGATAGTTCAATATATAATACTAGACCATTATATTCTTCTAATAAAAAATTTTTCGAACTAAAAGAAGGTCAAAAAGAACTACGTGTTCCAATAAAATGGAGTGATAAAAACGGTGTAACTTATACAAAAATTTTCATTCTCAAACCCGATAGATACGACATTGAAGTAGAATATGATATTTGTAATTTGAGTAAAGATAGATTAGAAATGAATATGTTTGGCCAAATTAAACAAACAATCAAGTTACCTAAAAATCGTGATATTTATAGTGGTAATTTTGCTCTTCAAACATTTCGTGGTGCTGCTTATTCTAGTACTACTAATAAATATGAAAAATATAAATTCGATACAATTTCTAACAATAAAAACTTAAACGTTATTACAGAAAAAGGATGGATTGCAATGTTACAGCAATATTTTGCTGTTGCTTGGATTCCTGATAATTTAGGTCAAAATACAATATATACTTCTAGTTTAGATAACGGTGTTGTAGCAATTGGTTATAAGTCATCTTCTATTAATATTTTACCAAATTCTAGAACTTTGATAAAATCAAAATTATGGGTTGGTCCTGAAATACAAAAAGAAATGAAATTAGTAGCTCCAAATTTAGATTTAACAGTCGATTATGGTTGGCTCTGGTTTTTATCTCAACCGTTGTTTAAATTATTAACTATTATAAATAGTATTATAAATAACTGGGGTTTTTCTATTATTTTAATTACTTTTATTATGAAAATAATAACTTATCCTCTGACAAAATCACAATATGTTTCAATGTCAAAAATACGTGCATTACAACCCAAAATTAAAGAAATAAAAGAAGCGTTTTCAGATAACAAACAACGAATTAGTCAAGAAATGATTATTTTATATAAAAAAGAAAAAATAAATCCTTTAGGTGGATTTTTACCTGTTTTTATTCAAATGCCAGTTTTCTTATCTCTTTATTATATGCTGATAGGTTCTGTTGAATTACGTCATGCTCCTTTTGTATTATGGATTAAAGATTTATCTAGTCAGGATCCATTTTATGTATTGCCTATAATAATGGGTTTGACGATGTTTTTTATTCAAAAAACATCATCTAATAATATTTCTGATCCTATTCAAAAAAAGATTATGAATTTTATGCCTGTTATTTTTACAGTGTTTTTTTTATGGTTTCCTTCAGGATTAGTTTTGTATTACATTGTTAGTAATTTAGTCACTATTATACAACAAAAGTTTATTTTTTCTAATTTTAAAAGCAATTAG